The Clostridiales bacterium genome includes a window with the following:
- the mrdA gene encoding penicillin-binding protein 2 yields the protein MIEKLKDRCNLVAIFFIIMSALIITQLINLQINKGKYYEDISQKRLLRERYIVAPRGNILDRNGVPIAVNRTGFLVNLYREKRTVDELNELINVVINILEKNGDCFESSLSKYLTISPIDYGPYIKSSEKETEKWKREMAIKKSDIELMSTPEDVFNYLRYTKFSISDKYTKDEAYKIMAIRYETLMKGYSQFSPLVVARDISKESVLELEEKNAELPGVSIETESYRIYNDATCVAHLLGYVGIINKEEYDKMSKDGYGINDIIGKNGIEYKAEKYLRGKKGEKKIEVDTIGKKTGEIQKTPPVQGNNVILTIDYNLQKIAMESLRKNIELIKKGKDNRINFGDAYAGAVVAIDVNTGEVLAMASYPSYDPMIYLAGADDKEAQKKKISLLVDNKNSPLLNRAVQGTYTPGSTYKPITAIAGLEEGVITKDTIIYDKGVSVLGGWKFKCLEYRMGLGAHGGLNLKRAIATSCNIYFHELGVKVGIDKIDKWAKEFGLGELTGIDVPGELRGIRANRITKKRLRNDEWRIADTAQMAIGQFDNTFTPIQLANYIATIANGGKRFKPTIVKRIENRKGEIIKESKNEFHQIGLKKETVDAIHEAMAAVAKRGGTAGETFRDFKVKVAGKTGTPETGGESKHSSNAVFICYAPVEKPQIAVAVVIERGVWGSNAAPVARDVLAEYFKD from the coding sequence ATGATAGAAAAATTAAAAGATAGATGTAATCTGGTTGCTATATTTTTTATAATAATGAGTGCACTTATTATTACGCAGTTAATTAATCTGCAAATAAATAAGGGAAAGTATTATGAAGATATTTCTCAAAAAAGATTGTTAAGAGAAAGATACATCGTAGCTCCTAGAGGTAATATTTTAGATCGTAATGGTGTGCCAATAGCAGTTAATAGGACTGGATTTTTAGTAAATTTGTACAGAGAGAAGAGAACAGTAGATGAATTAAATGAGTTAATAAACGTGGTGATAAATATACTTGAAAAGAATGGTGATTGTTTTGAAAGTTCTCTTTCTAAATATTTGACAATTAGTCCTATTGATTATGGTCCATATATAAAGTCGTCAGAAAAAGAGACAGAAAAATGGAAGAGGGAAATGGCAATAAAGAAAAGTGATATAGAACTAATGAGTACGCCAGAAGATGTTTTTAATTATCTTAGGTATACAAAGTTTAGTATTAGTGATAAATACACAAAAGATGAAGCATATAAGATAATGGCGATAAGATATGAAACACTAATGAAGGGGTATTCTCAATTTAGTCCATTAGTTGTGGCAAGGGATATAAGTAAAGAGTCTGTTCTTGAATTAGAAGAAAAGAATGCGGAGTTACCGGGTGTTTCTATAGAGACAGAATCATACAGGATATATAATGACGCGACGTGTGTAGCACATTTGTTGGGATATGTAGGGATAATAAATAAAGAAGAGTACGACAAAATGAGTAAAGACGGATATGGAATAAATGATATTATTGGTAAAAATGGTATTGAATATAAAGCAGAGAAATACTTAAGGGGAAAAAAGGGAGAAAAGAAAATAGAGGTTGATACAATAGGGAAGAAAACAGGCGAAATACAAAAAACTCCGCCAGTACAAGGGAACAATGTCATTTTAACAATAGATTATAATTTACAAAAGATAGCGATGGAGTCTTTAAGAAAAAATATAGAGTTAATAAAGAAGGGGAAAGATAATAGAATAAATTTTGGAGATGCTTATGCTGGAGCGGTTGTAGCGATTGATGTAAACACAGGAGAGGTGTTGGCTATGGCAAGTTATCCAAGTTATGACCCTATGATATATTTAGCGGGTGCAGATGACAAGGAAGCGCAAAAGAAGAAAATAAGTTTGCTAGTAGATAACAAAAATTCACCATTATTAAATAGGGCGGTACAGGGCACGTATACACCAGGGTCTACTTATAAACCTATAACGGCGATAGCGGGTTTAGAGGAAGGAGTAATAACTAAGGATACAATTATTTATGATAAAGGAGTTAGCGTGTTAGGTGGATGGAAATTTAAGTGTTTGGAGTATAGAATGGGACTAGGAGCACACGGAGGCTTAAATTTAAAAAGAGCCATAGCAACATCATGCAACATATATTTTCATGAATTAGGTGTAAAAGTAGGAATTGATAAGATTGACAAATGGGCAAAGGAGTTTGGACTAGGAGAGCTAACGGGAATAGACGTTCCTGGAGAGTTAAGAGGGATCAGGGCTAACAGGATCACAAAGAAGAGATTAAGGAATGATGAGTGGAGGATAGCGGATACGGCACAAATGGCAATAGGTCAGTTTGATAATACCTTTACGCCTATACAGTTAGCAAATTATATAGCAACAATAGCTAATGGTGGCAAAAGATTTAAGCCAACTATTGTAAAGAGGATAGAGAATAGAAAGGGAGAGATAATAAAAGAGAGCAAGAATGAGTTTCATCAGATAGGGTTAAAAAAGGAAACAGTAGATGCAATACATGAAGCAATGGCTGCTGTTGCAAAGAGAGGAGGAACAGCGGGGGAAACATTTAGGGATTTTAAAGTGAAGGTTGCGGGTAAAACAGGAACACCAGAGACAGGAGGAGAGTCTAAGCATTCATCTAATGCAGTTTTCATATGCTATGCTCCTGTGGAAAAACCTCAGATTGCAGTGGCAGTGGTAATAGAAAGAGGTGTTTGGGGAAGTAATGCCGCACCGGTTGCAAGAGATGTTTTAGCAGAATATTTTAAAGACTAG
- a CDS encoding methylglyoxal synthase: MNIALVAHDKKKELMGAFCIAYKSILSKHSLVATAGTASVVEEASGLEVVRVSHGIVGEQQLSSKAAYDEIDLVIFFRDPITKDINEPDIGRLLNLCDQNHIPFATNIATAELLIKSLERGELEWRNNIR, encoded by the coding sequence ATGAATATTGCTTTAGTGGCACACGATAAGAAGAAAGAATTAATGGGTGCGTTCTGCATTGCGTATAAGAGTATATTGAGTAAACACTCTTTAGTCGCAACGGCAGGGACGGCATCTGTTGTGGAAGAAGCGTCAGGGCTTGAAGTTGTGAGAGTCTCTCATGGTATAGTGGGTGAGCAACAGTTAAGCTCTAAGGCGGCGTATGATGAAATAGATTTGGTTATATTTTTTAGGGATCCTATAACTAAGGATATTAATGAACCAGATATAGGAAGATTGCTTAATTTATGTGACCAAAATCATATTCCATTCGCGACCAATATTGCTACAGCTGAGCTTTTAATAAAGTCTTTAGAGCGAGGAGAGTTGGAATGGAGAAATAACATAAGGTGA
- a CDS encoding rod shape-determining protein, translated as MGFFSKDIGIDLGTANILVYVKGEGIVVSEPSVVAINTRTNQVLAVGNEAKNMIGKTPGDIMAIRPMKDGVIADFDITQDMLKYFIEKVMPKNIFRSVLRIKPRVTICVPSGVTEVERRAVEEATMQVGVKEVYLMEEPMAAAIGANLPVAEPIGCMIVDIGGGTTEIAVTSLGGIVTSLSLKVAGGMLDDSIAIYIKREHNLLIGDRTAEEIKKKIGAAFKRPKREEMTIRGRDLLTGLPKNIMISSDEILFALKEPISQIIEAIKDTLEKTPPELASDIMDQGIVLAGGGAMLHGLDQLIKKETGIDAKIAENPLDCVALGAGRLSEDMEMLRKVLMATKK; from the coding sequence ATGGGATTTTTTAGCAAAGATATAGGAATAGATTTGGGTACAGCAAATATATTGGTTTATGTAAAAGGCGAAGGGATAGTAGTGAGCGAACCCTCGGTTGTGGCTATAAATACAAGAACTAATCAGGTTTTAGCAGTTGGGAATGAAGCAAAGAATATGATAGGAAAGACACCAGGTGATATAATGGCTATACGGCCAATGAAGGATGGAGTTATTGCTGATTTTGATATTACTCAGGACATGTTGAAATATTTTATAGAGAAGGTTATGCCAAAGAATATATTTAGAAGTGTGCTTAGGATAAAACCTAGAGTTACAATATGTGTACCTTCAGGAGTTACGGAAGTAGAGAGAAGGGCAGTAGAGGAAGCAACTATGCAGGTTGGAGTAAAGGAAGTATATTTGATGGAAGAACCTATGGCGGCAGCGATTGGTGCTAATCTTCCTGTAGCTGAGCCTATAGGTTGTATGATTGTGGATATAGGAGGAGGTACTACAGAAATTGCTGTAACTTCTTTAGGAGGAATAGTAACGAGTTTGTCATTGAAGGTTGCGGGAGGCATGCTAGATGACAGCATAGCTATATATATAAAGCGAGAGCATAATTTGTTGATAGGAGACAGAACAGCAGAAGAGATAAAGAAAAAGATAGGTGCAGCATTTAAAAGGCCTAAGAGAGAAGAAATGACTATTAGAGGAAGGGATTTATTGACTGGTTTGCCAAAGAATATAATGATATCTTCAGATGAAATATTGTTTGCATTAAAAGAGCCTATATCACAAATAATAGAGGCTATAAAAGATACATTGGAGAAAACGCCACCTGAGTTGGCATCAGATATAATGGATCAAGGAATAGTGTTAGCTGGTGGTGGTGCGATGTTACATGGATTAGACCAATTAATAAAAAAAGAGACAGGCATAGATGCAAAGATAGCAGAAAATCCGCTAGATTGCGTAGCGTTAGGAGCAGGAAGGTTGAGTGAGGATATGGAGATGTTACGTAAAGTATTAATGGCGACTAAGAAGTAA
- the minE gene encoding cell division topological specificity factor MinE — MNLLKLFSRTKTSKDVAKERLKLVLVHDRANVSPQFLEMIKGEIIKVISHYMDIEENALDIQMTRTESEDGERYVPALIANIPIKNMKS, encoded by the coding sequence ATGAATTTATTAAAGTTATTTAGTCGTACAAAGACATCAAAAGATGTTGCAAAAGAACGGCTTAAGCTTGTATTAGTTCATGACAGAGCGAATGTTTCTCCGCAGTTTTTAGAGATGATAAAAGGAGAGATTATAAAGGTCATTTCGCATTATATGGATATTGAGGAGAATGCATTGGATATACAAATGACTAGAACAGAAAGTGAAGATGGAGAAAGATATGTTCCAGCCTTGATAGCGAATATCCCTATCAAGAATATGAAATCTTAG
- the maf gene encoding septum formation inhibitor Maf gives MKKIFLASGSPRRRELLRNIGLKFEVVKSNFDENTVDFERTPQELAESLAYGKAKNVKSLVDQGIIIGADTLVTLDNKVYGKPRDSKEAFDMLKSLSDKTHEVITGVVLIDTVTNEVLVEHEITKVTFNRLTNEEITAYIKSNDYQGKAGAYGIQNRGAVLIKKVDGCYFNVVGLPIGRVCRMLKDMGEVLYDHWG, from the coding sequence ATGAAAAAAATATTTTTGGCATCGGGATCCCCGAGAAGACGAGAGTTATTAAGAAACATAGGATTAAAATTTGAAGTAGTAAAGAGCAATTTTGACGAAAATACAGTGGATTTTGAGAGAACGCCTCAAGAATTAGCAGAGAGTTTGGCTTATGGGAAAGCTAAAAATGTGAAGAGTTTAGTGGATCAGGGAATTATAATAGGTGCAGATACACTTGTTACCTTGGACAATAAGGTCTATGGTAAACCCAGAGATTCAAAGGAAGCATTTGATATGCTTAAAAGTCTAAGCGATAAGACTCACGAAGTTATAACGGGGGTGGTCTTGATAGATACAGTTACCAATGAAGTACTTGTAGAGCACGAAATTACCAAGGTTACGTTTAATAGATTAACTAATGAAGAAATAACGGCGTATATAAAGAGTAATGACTACCAAGGTAAAGCGGGAGCATATGGAATACAAAATAGAGGCGCCGTACTTATAAAAAAGGTGGACGGATGTTATTTTAATGTTGTAGGATTACCGATTGGTAGAGTGTGCAGGATGTTAAAAGATATGGGTGAGGTTTTATATGATCACTGGGGCTAG
- the mreC gene encoding rod shape-determining protein MreC has protein sequence MRDFNIKVVITMVVITFILVIQGLYARDILGLDFLQRPLSYIVYPFGKLFTYTKVEVNNTRKYFKDVDELSKENEKLKRKVDDLEKYISKILWLDEKNQELRETLELRDSIKGYDFIGASIIAKDAGNWFEIFTVDKGSKDGIYKDSFVIFEKGLVGRVYRVRENTCDIISILDKSSAVGARLTKTRELVLAKGDIRLKNRGLCKLEYIHSDAKIEVGDVVETSGLGEYFPKGIEIGKVREVVNPNDKLERYAIIEPSVDLKRIEEVLVAVKR, from the coding sequence TTGAGAGATTTTAATATTAAAGTTGTTATAACGATGGTGGTAATTACATTTATATTAGTTATACAGGGACTTTATGCGAGAGACATATTGGGGCTTGATTTTTTACAAAGACCGTTGTCGTACATTGTTTATCCTTTTGGAAAGCTATTTACATATACGAAAGTTGAAGTTAACAATACCAGAAAATATTTTAAAGATGTTGATGAGTTATCTAAGGAAAATGAAAAATTAAAGCGGAAGGTAGACGATCTTGAAAAGTATATTTCTAAAATATTGTGGTTAGATGAAAAGAACCAAGAGTTAAGAGAGACGTTGGAATTAAGGGATTCTATCAAAGGGTATGATTTTATTGGGGCAAGCATTATAGCAAAAGATGCAGGTAATTGGTTTGAGATATTTACAGTAGACAAAGGAAGCAAGGATGGGATTTATAAAGATAGTTTTGTTATTTTTGAGAAAGGACTTGTTGGTAGAGTATATAGAGTAAGGGAGAATACTTGCGATATAATATCTATTTTAGATAAAAGCAGTGCAGTAGGAGCACGGTTAACAAAAACAAGAGAATTAGTTTTAGCAAAAGGTGATATAAGGTTAAAAAATAGAGGGCTTTGCAAATTAGAGTACATTCATTCGGACGCTAAGATAGAGGTAGGAGATGTTGTTGAAACGTCTGGATTGGGTGAATATTTTCCGAAGGGAATAGAGATAGGTAAGGTAAGAGAGGTAGTAAATCCAAATGATAAGTTAGAAAGATATGCGATAATAGAGCCTAGTGTTGACTTAAAGAGGATAGAGGAAGTTTTAGTGGCAGTAAAAAGGTAG
- the minD gene encoding septum site-determining protein MinD, producing the protein MGEVIVITSGKGGVGKTTTTANIGTGLSLLGKKVVLIDTDIGLRNLDVVMGLENRIVYDLVDVIEGNCRVKQALIRDKRYEGLHLLPAAQTRDKSAVNPDQMIKLLDEIKKDFDYILIDCPAGIEQGFKNAIAGANRAIVVTTPEVSAVRDADRIIGLLEANDVKDTRLLINRVRVDMVKRGDMMSIDDIIDILAVKLIGVVPDDEKIVVSTNRGEPAVTDSKSMAGRSYRDITKRIIGEDIPIEDICSEEGFMLKIKKIFGFKTV; encoded by the coding sequence ATGGGTGAGGTTATTGTTATAACTTCCGGAAAAGGTGGAGTAGGAAAGACTACGACTACAGCAAATATCGGGACAGGTTTATCTTTGTTGGGGAAGAAAGTCGTTTTGATTGATACAGATATAGGACTTAGAAATTTAGATGTAGTTATGGGCCTTGAAAATAGAATAGTATATGACTTAGTAGACGTAATAGAAGGGAATTGTAGAGTAAAGCAAGCGTTAATTAGGGACAAGAGATATGAGGGATTGCATCTTTTGCCAGCCGCACAAACTAGAGACAAATCTGCAGTGAATCCAGATCAGATGATAAAACTTTTAGATGAAATCAAAAAAGATTTTGATTATATATTAATTGATTGCCCAGCTGGAATAGAACAAGGATTCAAAAATGCAATAGCAGGAGCTAACAGAGCTATAGTTGTTACTACACCTGAAGTTTCAGCAGTAAGAGATGCAGATAGGATAATAGGGTTATTAGAAGCAAATGATGTGAAAGATACAAGGCTTTTGATAAATAGAGTAAGGGTTGATATGGTAAAACGTGGAGACATGATGAGCATAGACGACATAATAGATATTTTGGCAGTAAAGTTAATAGGTGTAGTTCCTGACGATGAAAAGATAGTAGTTTCTACAAATAGAGGGGAACCAGCAGTTACAGATTCAAAGTCAATGGCTGGTAGATCCTATAGGGATATAACCAAGAGAATAATTGGAGAAGATATACCTATAGAGGATATATGCAGCGAAGAAGGCTTTATGTTAAAAATAAAAAAAATATTTGGTTTTAAGACAGTATAA
- the mreD gene encoding rod shape-determining protein MreD yields the protein MKNKLYIILILVLSIALQMTLIEGIRIANVKPNIVLIFVLFLGVCATGSDLFFGGILAGVMQDLLSSKIIGMYLITNILFCMIMYTVRKRSYRKDFLIFLFVAFISFLLYDSTAYLLTSFPETLGELFFVLKNFILVGAMYNTACAILIFGLAKKKEII from the coding sequence ATGAAAAATAAGTTGTACATTATTTTAATTTTAGTCCTATCAATAGCGTTACAGATGACACTTATAGAAGGGATAAGAATTGCTAATGTTAAGCCTAATATAGTGTTAATATTTGTGTTATTCTTGGGAGTTTGTGCGACTGGAAGTGATTTATTCTTCGGCGGGATTTTAGCAGGGGTTATGCAGGATTTATTATCTTCAAAGATAATAGGAATGTATTTGATTACAAATATATTGTTTTGTATGATAATGTATACAGTGAGGAAAAGAAGTTATAGAAAGGATTTCTTGATATTTTTGTTTGTAGCGTTTATATCATTTTTATTATATGATAGTACAGCATATTTGCTTACTTCTTTTCCAGAGACACTTGGTGAATTGTTTTTTGTATTAAAGAACTTTATTTTAGTTGGAGCGATGTATAATACGGCTTGTGCGATCCTAATTTTTGGACTTGCTAAGAAGAAAGAAATTATATAG